A genomic stretch from Puntigrus tetrazona isolate hp1 chromosome 6, ASM1883169v1, whole genome shotgun sequence includes:
- the ptger1a gene encoding prostaglandin E receptor 1a (subtype EP1) isoform X1: MFVDEAALHEDGSPAAKHSSELAMHHCNSSGAVPLSPFSNDSQWEGPPTSPSLAENVTSERPILSGPIAAMLSMTLGILSNIVALFILANAYARLRRRSKAFLLFASSLVATDFVGHVIPGSIVMRLYLSGGVPSEEYNRADPLCQFLGGSMVFFGLCPLFLGCAMAAERCLGVTKPLLHASLVTITRTKLSLSVIWLAALCVALLPCFQLGSYTYQYPGTWCFIKVLEDTEKADVAFVMLFSGLGLTSLAVALVCNTISGLTLVLARIRKKPCNRRSARSHDIEMVVQLVGIMVTSCICWSPLLIVGLITVKHSYEGSIGEDLATFKTLMIMGVRIASWNQILDPWVYILLRRSVLQKIYFITKRPKDFKESTFRCWEIHSFPSSEKNPVSRV; the protein is encoded by the exons ATGTTCGTTGACGAAG CAGCTCTACATGAAGATGGGAGCCCTGCAGCTAAACACTCCTCTGAGTTAGCCATGCATCACTGCAATTCATCAGGCGCTGTGCCACTCAGCCCATTCTCCAATGACAGTCAATGGGAAGGACCGCCGACCTCTCCATCATTAGCTGAAAATGTCACCTCGGAGAGACCTATCCTTAGCGGGCCTATAGCTGCGATGCTCTCGATGACCCTGGGGATCCTGTCTAACATCGTGGCTTTATTCATCCTGGCAAATGCATATGCCCGTCTACGTCGACGATCCAAAGCGTTTCTCCTGTTTGCCAGCTCTTTGGTAGCCACGGACTTTGTGGGACATGTCATACCTGGTTCAATAGTCATGAGGCTGTATCTTTCTGGAGGTGTACCCTCTGAAGAATACAACCGGGCGGACCCATTATGCCAGTTTCTAGGAGGCAGCATGGTGTTTTTTGGACTGTGTCCGCTCTTTCTTGGTTGTGCCATGGCAGCTGAGAGGTGTCTGGGGGTGACAAAGCCACTGCTCCATGCATCTCTGGTTACAATCACAAGGACTAAGCTCTCACTTTCTGTTATCTGGTTAGCAGCTCTTTGCGTTGCTCTTCTGCCCTGCTTTCAGCTGGGTTCATATACCTACCAGTATCCAGGAACCTGGTGTTTCATTAAAGTTCTGGAGGACACAGAGAAGGCAGACGTGGCCTTTGTGATGTTGTTCTCAGGACTGGGGTTGACATCCCTTGCTGTTGCTTTGGTGTGTAACACCATAAGTGGACTGACGCTAGTGTTAGCAAGGATACGAAAAAAACCATGTAACCGTCGATCAGCTAGATCGCATGATATTGAGATGGTGGTGCAACTTGTAGGCATAATGGTCACATCTTGTATCTGCTGGAGCCCTCTTCTG ATTGTTGGCCTAATTACAGTGAAACATTCATACGAGGGCTCTATTGGAGAGGACCTTGCCACCTTTAAGACCCTAATGATAATGGGAGTGCGGATAGCATCCTGGAACCAGATACTGGACCCATGGGTGTACATTCTTCTTCGGCGTTCCGTCCTCCAAAAGATTTACTTCATCACCAAACGGCCAAAAGACTTTAAAGAAAGCACTTTTCGCTGCTGGGAGATCCATTCCTTCCCCAGCTCTGAGAAGAATCCTGTCAGTAGAGTCTGA
- the ptger1a gene encoding prostaglandin E receptor 1a (subtype EP1) isoform X2 — MFVDEALHEDGSPAAKHSSELAMHHCNSSGAVPLSPFSNDSQWEGPPTSPSLAENVTSERPILSGPIAAMLSMTLGILSNIVALFILANAYARLRRRSKAFLLFASSLVATDFVGHVIPGSIVMRLYLSGGVPSEEYNRADPLCQFLGGSMVFFGLCPLFLGCAMAAERCLGVTKPLLHASLVTITRTKLSLSVIWLAALCVALLPCFQLGSYTYQYPGTWCFIKVLEDTEKADVAFVMLFSGLGLTSLAVALVCNTISGLTLVLARIRKKPCNRRSARSHDIEMVVQLVGIMVTSCICWSPLLIVGLITVKHSYEGSIGEDLATFKTLMIMGVRIASWNQILDPWVYILLRRSVLQKIYFITKRPKDFKESTFRCWEIHSFPSSEKNPVSRV, encoded by the exons ATGTTCGTTGACGAAG CTCTACATGAAGATGGGAGCCCTGCAGCTAAACACTCCTCTGAGTTAGCCATGCATCACTGCAATTCATCAGGCGCTGTGCCACTCAGCCCATTCTCCAATGACAGTCAATGGGAAGGACCGCCGACCTCTCCATCATTAGCTGAAAATGTCACCTCGGAGAGACCTATCCTTAGCGGGCCTATAGCTGCGATGCTCTCGATGACCCTGGGGATCCTGTCTAACATCGTGGCTTTATTCATCCTGGCAAATGCATATGCCCGTCTACGTCGACGATCCAAAGCGTTTCTCCTGTTTGCCAGCTCTTTGGTAGCCACGGACTTTGTGGGACATGTCATACCTGGTTCAATAGTCATGAGGCTGTATCTTTCTGGAGGTGTACCCTCTGAAGAATACAACCGGGCGGACCCATTATGCCAGTTTCTAGGAGGCAGCATGGTGTTTTTTGGACTGTGTCCGCTCTTTCTTGGTTGTGCCATGGCAGCTGAGAGGTGTCTGGGGGTGACAAAGCCACTGCTCCATGCATCTCTGGTTACAATCACAAGGACTAAGCTCTCACTTTCTGTTATCTGGTTAGCAGCTCTTTGCGTTGCTCTTCTGCCCTGCTTTCAGCTGGGTTCATATACCTACCAGTATCCAGGAACCTGGTGTTTCATTAAAGTTCTGGAGGACACAGAGAAGGCAGACGTGGCCTTTGTGATGTTGTTCTCAGGACTGGGGTTGACATCCCTTGCTGTTGCTTTGGTGTGTAACACCATAAGTGGACTGACGCTAGTGTTAGCAAGGATACGAAAAAAACCATGTAACCGTCGATCAGCTAGATCGCATGATATTGAGATGGTGGTGCAACTTGTAGGCATAATGGTCACATCTTGTATCTGCTGGAGCCCTCTTCTG ATTGTTGGCCTAATTACAGTGAAACATTCATACGAGGGCTCTATTGGAGAGGACCTTGCCACCTTTAAGACCCTAATGATAATGGGAGTGCGGATAGCATCCTGGAACCAGATACTGGACCCATGGGTGTACATTCTTCTTCGGCGTTCCGTCCTCCAAAAGATTTACTTCATCACCAAACGGCCAAAAGACTTTAAAGAAAGCACTTTTCGCTGCTGGGAGATCCATTCCTTCCCCAGCTCTGAGAAGAATCCTGTCAGTAGAGTCTGA